The Populus alba chromosome 6, ASM523922v2, whole genome shotgun sequence genomic interval aattgtGGATACATTAGTGCTACACAGTTGAGCTCTTCGATGGCTTGACCCACAGATAATAGTTTACTGGACAGAGATGGTACTAATAGAGTATTAGGCAATGAAATTGATGGAGATATATCTACGGTTCCAGCTCCTGTAACTGGATACATAACTCCATTGGCTTGAATATACTAGTCCGCCTTGGTTCTGTCAGTTTCACAATATCCTCCGGATAAAATGTCATATGATCAATGGCTCCAGAGTCCACTATCCAGTCATTATTATCGCCTCCTTTAGAAACAAGTAAGGCACTAGCGTTGTTACCTTGATTACCAGGAGGGGCAGGCATGAGTTCATTTGAATTCACTAGTGGAGCAAGTGAAAGTTCTGGTTCTTTAGTTACAGGTTGTTCTCCCTTATCCGTGGTTGTTCCTCCTGTAAATGCACATTCTGCATTAACCATGGCTGCTCTTCCAGTTCCACCAGCAGACTCTTTGGACTTTCGTGCCTTAAGTTCTGTCCACCATTCTGGGTAACCATGCAACTTAAAACATGTTTCACGGGTATGTTTCATGTTCCCACAGTAAGAGCATCCGTTACTTCCTCCTTCCATTTGTCCTTTAGCCTTTGAAAAATTCAGTTTTCCCCCATGTGGTGAAGAATTCCCTAGTTTGGCCACCTGAAATGTAAACTGATTCTGTGAACTATTTCTCATTCCTCTCGAGATCATAGCAGCAGCTGGAATGGTTCCATTATTTGACAGCATGACTGTCTGCCTGATGTCTTCCCTTCTAACATATGCATACGCCTGTTCCACAGATGGGAATGGTTTTAGTTGAAGAACGTCGTTTCTGATCTTGTCAAGCCTGTCATCTAATCCATCAAGGAAAGTATACACTCTATCCTCTTGCAAGAGAgtgttatatttttgtatgtcaTGAACACATTCCATCGGGTTCCCCAGACACCTTGGAGACAATTGTAATATGTCTCAATTGGTTCCCCAGATTGCTTCATTCTAGTCACTCGTCTCTTCAAATCATAAACTTGGGATGCATCAGTTCCATCAAAATAGGTTGTAGCAATTGAATCCCATACCTGTTTTGCCGTGGGAAATCGAATGAGGTTGTTGACTAATGATGGATTCATTGAGCCAATTAACCATCCCTTCACGACAGAGTTCTCTGTCCTCCATCTCCTGAATGAAGGAGCAGCCGATTCTGGTCGTGGAAAGTCACCATTTATATATCCTAGCTTGTCTTTTCCTGAGATGAACATCTCAACAATTTGGGACCACAAAGCATAATTGGTACCATCCAATTTGATACCAATCTGTGTTACAGTTATATCCTGCATTACTGCTGGAGTCTGATTCTGGTTTATGGCTTGATTCACTCTTGCCATAAGATCTTCAAAGTTTTCAGTTGTATTAGGTTGCTCTGGTTCAACCAAGTCGGTTGGTGTTGCCATCGCCTCCATTGTCAGATGTTGCTAGCAGAGATCAGACAAAGGATCTCAGCTCTGATACGATGTAAACCTAACGAGATTTCATTCAAGAATTCTTTCTTAGTTTATTTCTAATACTTGCTCTATACACATACAACGCAGCTACCGCCTCTACTAGCTGTCTttggaaagaaatcaaataCTATCCCATAACAATCGGGATTTACATAAATAGAAGATATACTAGAATATTACATCTATAGTTTCCTGTTGTGTGTAGGTTTGTACAGCTCATGCCAACAATTATAAGGGAAAGGTACTAATTTTCATTGTTGCTTATTTCAAGTGTTGTATCTAGAATCATGTCACGTTAATGCTGATGGCATGACACGACACGACATatcttcatctttatttttctggAAACAAGGACTATTTTCTAAAGCTTTATAAAAACCAGTTTGTATTATACGTGGatacaatttgatttttataatacatTGTTTGATATGAAATAGTTATATCACAAGAAGAATCAAAACTTTCAAGTGTGCTGTGATATTTACTTTTCCCTTTTCTTATCATTCTTACCTCATGTAAAATTTTTACTTGTGGCTTCTTTAAAGTAGAAGGCTGCTGAAACAAAGTTGTTGACCAAGTTTACATAtggaggtaattttttttttcttttcattattgtaatttgtaccttttatatatatgtcaTTCGTTTTACTCTTCTTAGCAACTGAAATCTAAGAAAGCTGTcctaaaacttttgaatttggAAAACTATAAAATTTCCTTCATGTAAAATGCTATTATGATATATTGGTTTCATCCTTTATATCTTAATACTCTTTTCATTGCATTTAATCATCAAAATCTTGCAGTTTAGAATGCTAGTGTATTTATTGGTTAATATCATggataaatgtgttttttatagcTGACAACGTATTACTATCTTATATTATGGATTATAGTAACTGTAAAtctgatgaaatattttttgtttccttgtttAGGAGTGGCTCTCCGGTCTGGGTTTATTTATGGAAGTCGCAATGTTGGAAGTGTGAAGTTATCTCTTGGTGTAATTGGTTCTCCGTTGGAGATGGTAAGTTCTTGTGCATCCTTGTATATTTATCTAGATTACTAAGTTATCCCAAATTACACTTGAATGATGTACATCCAAACCTGAAGTTTTTGGCAGATTGAGGTTAGCCGATCAAAGTCATTGCCTTTACAATCCCCCCCTGTGATGACTTTTCAATTTCTCAATATTTGTGGTCCTCCTCTATGCATcagatcataaatttaatattatagatggatttacaaataatatatattaatggaatTAACATGTTTCTAATTCTATATGTAAAAGTAACacatcattgtattttttttataatatttaacttttttttcctttgtaatttatttttgtttatgtttaccGATGGATACAATGAAAGAATAGTCTATCAGGAAATTCACCGTAATCtactaacataaaaattatatcgaTATTTCCATTTATATTTACCAGTTTTATAGTAGTGAAGGTAATAACAATTTGTAATGACCTTAATTGCAACTCTACATCATATGCATATTGATCTATTTCCTGCTTTCGGGTAAATTTTGAAtagaaatttgataattttattaaggagTAAGGAGGATTAAATTGAGTTGCATTATTAAAATGGAAGGCGATATATTTTGGACTTTGATAACTAGTTGATCAAATGTTTTACCTCCTTGCTTCctgtcaaaaaaccaattcaacccaaaaacttaaatttttaggtaaggtctcaagatatgatttatataattttctaacaCACCTCCTCAAGTAAAAATCCTTTTGCGCTTGAAATTTGCACAAACTCATATTACcttatatttggtttttatcaaataaatagagataatgagattcgaactcatgaccgcttggtcattaaggctctaataccatgttaaGGAACCAATTCAAAATCTATTAGGTAAGATCTggagatatgatttatataattctctaacactcatcatttccttttcttcttcttgctatAGCAATTTCTAACCTTCATTTATAGTTACTAGTTCAAGGTTTTTTCCTTTAAGTTTATGGCACTTCTATGGTGGTTGGTGACTGGGGTTCAACCATTTTAAGtttgttcttaatttctttgAAGGATGGAGACTTTCAGAATCTCGAGAAAGAACTAAAATAATGGCTTATCTTTGACAACATGCAGTTAAGATATAAATTTCCTTTGTAATAGTCAATAGATGGGACTGATTTCTCAATCATTGAACACTAAAACTGGAATTGATGGacttaatcataaattaattactttaatCTGTAAGACCGAAACTTTTGGCCCAAACCTAAGCCCAAGTCAGCCCAAACCCAACCTAAGTTAACCTAGGTATTTAAGGAAGAGATGCAAGAgaattccttttctcttttctaattCTTGTAGCCGCCATGACCCTCCCCTCCTCAAACcaaagattttagtttttgatcttGAGTTTTTGGTTCAAGAAAAGTGGAAATAGCAAGTAAGTGGTTCTCTTTCATATTACTTTCGATTATAGTTTGCTTATGGAATGATTAAAGAAGAGATTAGAGTTTATAAGGATTGAAATTTATGTTGTTAAgattgatttatgattattaaggGTTTAATGTTAGGTGATTGAttattatgttgttaaaaataaggatttgtgagttgatttgtttaaattgatttttatgggttaagaaattaattttaaccttGCTGGAAAATCTGGACAGAATAGccttgaggttgaagatgaccaaattttattttggtccttgatttataaaaaaaagttcagtttagtccctaaactttagaaaaattatgatttgaccCCTAAATGTATTTTCAGATTCTGGACAGTGTTATTATGAGGTTAAGGATGATGAATCTcagtttgaaaatttatttggaatattttcagtttggtccctcaattttaggaatttacattttagtccatgaactttttgaaaattacaattcaGCCCCTGGTTCGTTCTAGACAGAATTTAGGATGGTTTATGGGTGCAAATTCAGTATGGTTATGTATTtatagtttggtcctccaattttgataaaattacgttttggtccctgttttggaaaattggCGTTTTAGTCCATAAACTTAGGAGACTAAATctggttttattttatgcattgggatcttttttttgagtttttttttagtatatttcatatattattgtaggttctcctaacgatctTCAATAGGAATATTTTCGGGTCTTTCATCTAACATTCCTTTTAGTTCTATATTTTATGGGGTGAGTGAGaaaatctttaatatatatatgtgtgtgtgtgttgattATACGTTGAGTACAACCAGtaaatttcttgattattatatatattgctttatttttcgactactcatttattcttgaatttgcactcgcaATTTGTTGaactaaattctatttgatatgatatacattTCTTTAATGATTATGTGAATATCTATTATACCTTGATATAggacttgtcagtaactccatgctaacAGAGAGTAGTTAGCTtatgtgcacatagtattctgtaTACCTAGATGGTGAGAGAGGCATTAGCCTGTGGCGACTAATCATCCCACAATGGTCACCTTCGGGGTGTCATTTGGTCATTTTTGAGTatcatctgatctctgacattTATTCTACTactttatgataatatgtttagtgtgtatatgtatatgtatatgtatatcaagataaatcgtcttgcaaactattaatatctaaaatatctaaaatgtatattaaatgttattccctcactgagttggttgaactcacctctcattcttaatattatttcaggttcttagtttctgatAGCAGttggactttgttgagtgttcctgcTTTTTCAGTTTcggtcggtatgccttgcttgttttGCGAggctttctttttagttttgattcgaTGTCTTAGAGGCTCCACTAttaccttgttttaattaagtattatagattattgtttttgttttaattactaatgaggagttttaaactatcttttggTTTCAtcaattttgaataatataatatttctgaagatTATAAATGCTacgtatttttgaataaattgttcTTTTAATATGTTCATTTTGAGGCTTAGCATAGGTTGGGTATCCTTTCGACACCACTCCTACGTTAGTAGTCATGGATCCGGGTCGTGACATAATCAATCCAAGCTGACTAGCTTTCTGCATCCCGCATTATGTCTACAAGCAAGCAATAATAGGATTTAAAATCCAAGTTGACATTTTTCTTTCCGCAGCTAATAATTTATCCTCCTAGCAATCACaataaaatggaagaaaatagtCTTCTTGTGATGGGCATGCATCATCAATCCAAATGAAACCCttgattaaaattgaaagaatgattTAGAAAacagttttataattatatatatacaccacCATCATTTGGattcttttcttgaatttgttgCGTtagtcataattttttaaactatgtcAGGGTTCACCAAGGCAAGGGGCAAGTTAGGGGCAAGAGGgttgacctcaaatttttttttaaaaaagaattaaaatgaaaatgttttgataattttttaaaaaaaatttacaagttgagttttttatttttattttttttcaatcaaaaccaATTTAGGCTCCAAATCAACACATCAAGGGTATCTGAATTTTGAAACAATGGCGTTGGTCATCAGGTCAGAAGAATAAAGGCTACCTAACATCCAAGGCACTAGGTGCTGGGGATATCTGAACCGGAGGAGAGCCTACACTTCTTCTTAAAAATCTATGAACATAAGAAAATAGTacataaataatactattttcaATTCGAAACtctaaattatttgattatatatgaaTCCATCTTGACCTCATTTCTTGTCATCTTGGGTAAACTGTTGAGAAACACCTCAATCTCTTAAGCTACAGAAAAATCTatggtgatttttcttttttttgtggggggggaggggggggtgTAGCAGCAGCTAGGAAAAAGCTTGCAGCAGCAGTGTAAAACACGATTGAATTAGTCGAGACAACGATGtgtcttgaaaacaaaatcttgtGACATAACAAAGGAAGCCACAACTAAAATAGATGATTGGCATATTCGAACCTTGTCCTAAACCATAGACAATTAAGCATGCACTGTTTAATGATTCCCTgccaagaaaaatattaaaaagaaactgATTTGTGATCTTCAATTTTTGGGTCTAAGACTTGACGTTATGCTAactgatttatattttattacgaTTACGTAAGGTACACTGGTTTTCTTAGCTTCAGCTTGTTGAAGAAGGCCTTGTATGATTTTTCAAACAAGCGAGAAAAAGCCCGGTGCTTTCTCTTAGCAAAACctaaaaacattaatgaagCAAGCAATATCTGAGTAAACTCAAACTCGAGAAGGTATGTCGGAACGAAACCCTTTACCACCAACATCTCAAGAATTTAGGGGATCTATGCTAATCTGGCGTAACTACAAGCTTGAATATTCAATAACTAACCACAAATACTTTGATTTAGTCAAGGGTAAACGATGGTGAAATAACCAATAAGACAAGGGATATTTATCATTGATCGGTTCAAGGCGAATTCCGACAGATTTGAGAACTAATTTGTCATATGTGACCAATACGTCCAAGGGCCTCTGTCTTACATGCAACAACATGCGCTGCGACATtgactgtatatatatatataaaattgtagCTCTAGAAAAATTTAAACGTTTTTAGGACTGTACACATATTTTATATGTGtatcttctataaaaaaaaaaatataagatgatGATGCACACTTggtgacttgtttttttattgataaaggtattttaaattaatttatacattaattgaaattaaatcttCTTtggacaatataaaaaatacatctcACATTTACTTCGTCTTAATGTTAGCCTAGatgtttaaattcaaaaaatcaatattaaatggAACAAATTTTCTTAACCATCAAATTAACTCCTTAGAATTACTTGTGTCATGCCATGTAAAGCTATAACCACACCATAGAAAGCATGtcaattgcttttttatttgataataagaGATATTATTAGcttcttttataataataatcttaatCAGGGGTGGAGATAGGGAGCAAGTAGGGACTCGAGcctctacaaaaaaaattaaaccttttTAGGATTGTACACATATTTTATATGTGTatcttctattaaaaaaataaaaaaaaaataagttttgatatTTCCCAATAAAATTGTACACACACCTTCTATTTGaaagaattcaataaattcTTCTTCAATGTATATGTAAATCGCAATCGTAAAATTGTAGCCCCTGCAGGACCCACGTCCATGTAACCTTCTCcaatttattaatatgatttgattcaaaCAATCAAATCATGCAATTTCCTAGTAATTACAATCTCTAATCTTCTCCTCGAGAACTGGTCCAAGCTCTTCTCCTTCAAGGCTTTAGTTTCACCTTATAAATAACACTTCCTTCCTTCCAAGcttaaaccgagaaaactagCTAGAATCAGCTCAAACATATATAGGTGGACAACAAGATGATCATGAAAAAATACTCTTTAAATCCTGttctatctttctttttcttcctttctttgatgattttgttcttaGAAATGGGGGTGGCCCAGAGCACAACATCTACAATCCCAGTGAATGTAGGAGTGGTTCTTGACTTGGCTTCTTTGGGTGCCAAAATTGCTTCTTTCGGACTTCTATGCCTCTCATGCTCATGGTGACTACAAAACTAGACTGGTCCTCAACACCAGGGACTCAAAGAAAGATGTTATTGGTGCAGCTGCTGCAGGTTACCTCTCTGCCGGCCCCTTCTCTTAATTATCATCTCTTTTCTCCAATTATGAATCATTGCTCACCATTTCTTACTGCTAATTATTGACCTCCTCATGCAACGTTTTAACAGTAGAGATTTTTACCTTCCGTATTAATTATCTGAGGTTCTTGACCTGCAAATCTCTAGTTTGTTCATAGATATGAGAGTATATATACCGTTGCATGCTTGTTATATTCTTCTTTTCAAGCTAAGGGTATTCTCAGAGAAACCTGCACATATCTAGACAAACTCTCATTCTGATCGTGTTTACGTAAGCCATTCACGCTTGAACCGGTTTATATAACTACTATAAGAACTCATTTAACTTAAACTCTTAGATTAAGATGATTATTTGGCATTTGTTAGGAACGTATGTGGGAAGCTTATCCGCAATCAACACCTTAGGACCAAGAAGGACACGTTTTATCTAAGCCTTACTTTGATAATGAAGGACTTGCTGGTTTAACTTTCTGCTAGGCAACGATAAGGTGGGTCAAAACACACAAAAGTCGTCTATCGTGAGCTGTAATATTGTAAACCagaaatcccccccccccccggcgGGATATTTAGAATTGGTCTCGTAAGTGGAAGCTAATATAATAGCAATTAcataagaaacataaaaatttaaatgatttaaaaaaatgcagttacgaactttaatttataattttattatctaaaaattagtatataatgattattttttcaagaggtttataaaaacatttaaataggTTAATAAAACTTATATCTACTagaaataacttaaaataaaaaaacatcaagaaaattaaaataaaatcctaaaaaaccataaaaaaatcctaggaaaataacaaaattgatttaaacAGCAATTTCCGAGcctaattctaaaaaaaaatctaacaatttGATAAGCGACACAGTTATCTTATTATTAagataacatgaaaaaatttgattttgttttaacaattgaatttcttaatattttaattttaaaatactaatctAGTTTGATGAGACCACATTTTATCTTAAATCTAGATATATCCCACcagttcataaaaatattttatacataattatataattcatataATTTATCAAGAATTATATAAGATTGCATCAATTTGTGTATGTCATAAGTAGCTTATCAGCATGCCTAATCACTTGTggattattaataatttagaattgaactcattgaataatttgtttaacTTTTCACTTGTCTTATCAGCCACCTTCTTATATGTAATTAACAGCCTGAGATGATAAGT includes:
- the LOC140955709 gene encoding uncharacterized protein; this encodes MATPTDLVEPEQPNTTENFEDLMARVNQAINQNQTPAVMQDITVTQIGIKLDGTNYALWSQIVEMFISGKDKLGYINGDFPRPESAAPSFRRWRTENSVVKGWLIGSMNPSLVNNLIRFPTAKQVWDSIATTYFDGTDASQVYDLKRRVTRMKQSGEPIETYYNCLQDDRLDKIRNDVLQLKPFPSVEQAYAYVRREDIRQTVMLSNNGTIPAAAMISRGMRNSSQNQFTFQVAKLGNSSPHGGKLNFSKAKGQMEGGSNGCSYCGNMKHTRETCFKLHGYPEWWTELKARKSKESAGGTGRAAMVNAECAFTGGTTTDKGEQPVTKEPELSLAPLVNSNELMPAPPGNQGNNASALLVSKGGDNNDWIVDSGAIDHMTFYPEDIVKLTEPRRTSIFKPMELCIQLQELEP